One segment of Syngnathus typhle isolate RoL2023-S1 ecotype Sweden linkage group LG9, RoL_Styp_1.0, whole genome shotgun sequence DNA contains the following:
- the fhl2a gene encoding four and a half LIM domains protein 2a → MTDRYDCHYCKESLFGKKYVLREENPYCVKCYESLYSNTCEDCKKPIGCNTRDLSYKDRHWHEDCFKCFQCKRSLADKPFSTKDEQLLCTECYSNEYSSKCHECKKTIMPGSRKMEHKGNSWHETCFTCQRCQQPIGTKSFIPKDNHNFCVPCYEKQFAMQCVHCKKPITTGGVTYRDQPWHKDCFLCTSCKQQLSGQRFTSRDDFAYCLNCFCNLYAKKCASCTTPISGLGGSKYISFEERQWHNDCFNCKKCSVSLVGRGFLTERDDILCPECGKDI, encoded by the exons ATGACAGACCGCTACGACTGCCACTACTGCAAGGAATCCCTGTTTGGGAAGAAGTACGTCCTGCGAGAGGAAAATCCCTACTGTGTAAAATGTTACGAGAGTCTGTACTCCAACACTTGCGAGGACTGCAAGAAGCCCATTGGATGCAATACCAGA GATCTGTCTTACAAAGACCGCCACTGGCATGAAGACTGCTTCAAGTGCTTCCAGTGCAAGCGCTCGCTGGCGGACAAGCCCTTCTCCACTAAGGACGAGCAGCTCCTGTGCACTGAGTGCTACTCCAACGAATACTCCTCCAAGTGCCACGAGTGCAAGAAAACCATCATGCCTG GCTCCAGGAAGATGGAGCACAAGGGCAACAGCTGGCACGAAACCTGCTTCACCTGCCAGCGATGCCAGCAGCCCATTGGCACCAAGAGCTTCATCCCCAAGGATAACCACAACTTCTGCGTGCCCTGCTACGAGAAGCAGTTCGCTATGCAGTGTGTGCATTGCAAGAAG CCCATCACCACTGGCGGCGTGACCTACCGTGACCAGCCTTGGCACAAGGACTGCTTCCTGTGCACCAGCTGCAAGCAGCAGCTGTCTGGCCAGAGGTTCACCTCCCGAGACGACTTTGCCTACTGTCTCAACTGCTTCTGCAACCTCTACGCCAAGAAGTGTGCATCCTGCACCACGCCCATCAGCG GCCTCGGAGGCAGCAAGTACATTTCCTTTGAGGAGCGCCAGTGGCACAACGACTGCTTCAACTGTAAGAAGTGCTCAGTGTCCCTGGTGGGCCGCGGCTTCCTGACCGAGCGTGACGACATCCTGTGCCCGGAGTGCGGCAAAGACATCTGA
- the lg9h2orf49 gene encoding ashwin produces the protein MTQSMLGNTNMAASCELAGKAIHASDVDILLHPELLSQDFLQLILNEKKISSKDCGSRNQLIDLYVRHVIPRPQRTLPDNRWGKRMAKTRGRQAPAGLRPDRDHFRSSHSISYGSEKIKKPEMSTVSSSGVADRLKPPPALNLANPIRRLSGSSSTLSPPPPSSSSMSSSNQKFSRCPETASLKREANCSGVSMSPEVKKKIQHVTWP, from the exons ATGACGCAGAGCATGCTGGGTAATACCAACATGGCGGCCTCCTGTGAATTAGCCGGCAAAGCTATTCACGCTTCAGACGTGGATATTTTACTACACCCTGAATTGCTGTCTCAAGATTTTCTTCAGTTGATTTTGAATGAG AAAAAGATAAGTTCCAAAGATTGCGGGAGTCGGAACCAACTCATAGACCTCTACGTACGACACGTTATCCCGCGACCTCAGCGCACTTTACCCGACAACCGCTGGGGAAAGAGGATGGCGAAGACTCGAGGCAGACAAGCCCCAGCCGGCCTGCGACCGGACAG GGACCACTTTAGGTCCTCTCATTCTATTTCCTATGGCTCAGAAAAAATCAAGAAGCCGGAAATGAGCACAGTGTCGTCATCAGGAGTGGCCGACAGGCTCAAACCCCCACCGGCGTTAAATCTGGCCAACCCCATTCGTCGTTTATCTGGCAGTTCATCTACATTGTCACCACCGCCGCCATCATCGTCGTCAATGTCTTCTTCCAACCAGAAGTTTTCACGCTGCCCTGAGACAGCAAGCCTAAAGCGGGAGGCAAACTGCTCT GGTGTTTCAATGTCTCCAGAGGTGAAGAAAAAGATTCAGCATGTGACATGGCCATGA
- the gpr45 gene encoding high-affinity lysophosphatidic acid receptor — protein sequence MAFCNESLLEGCDFMEPDDANQPTSSPPSEPGTPLISVTLRVTLAAIMIFMITIGFLGNSIVCLIVYQKPAMRSAINLLLATLAFSDIMLSLLCMPFTAVTLGSTDWSFGSGFCRASIMLYWLFVLEGVSILLIISVDRFLIIVQRQDKLTPHRAKVLIAGSWLLSLCVSLPSIVGWRTGTAGAGVVWVPQCVLGYSESVADRGYTVLLAVAVFFAPFSVMLYSYMCILNTVRRNTLRVHSHASEPSCLPALNQVSKMRLIGLQRPPQIKVDMSFKTRAFTTILILFVGFSVCWLPYTVVSLLAVFSRQFYFSPNFYPISIGALWLSYLKTVFNPIIYCWRIRKFREACQEFFPKSCRLCPRVGGRSRRRVRPSNIYVCSETQSAV from the coding sequence ATGGCTTTTTGCAATGAAAGCCTGCTGGAAGGATGTGACTTCATGGAGCCGGACGATGCTAATCAGCCCACCAGTAGTCCACCATCCGAACCTGGAACTCCTCTCATATCGGTCACCCTGCGTGTCACTTTGGCGGCTATTATGATCTTCATGATTACCATCGGTTTCCTGGGCAACTCCATCGTGTGTTTGATCGTCTACCAGAAACCGGCCATGCGCTCCGCAATCAACCTGTTGCTGGCGACGTTGGCCTTCTCCGACATTATGCTCTCGCTCCTTTGCATGCCCTTCACCGCCGTCACGCTGGGGAGCACCGACTGGAGCTTCGGGAGCGGATTTTGCCGCGCCTCCATCATGCTTTATTGGCTCTTTGTCTTGGAGGGAGTCTCCATACTTCTCATCATCAGCGTGGATCGCTTCCTCATCATCGTGCAGCGTCAGGACAAGTTGACCCCACACAGGGCGAAGGTTTTGATCGCAGGCTCGTGGCTGCTTAGTCTGTGCGTGTCCTTACCGTCTATCGTGGGCTGGAGGACGGGCACGGCAGGCGCAGGGGTGGTCTGGGTCCCGCAGTGCGTGCTGGGATACAGCGAGTCGGTGGCCGATCGCGGTTACACCGTCCTCTTGGCGGTGGCGGTCTTCTTCGCCCCCTTTTCGGTCATGCTCTACTCATACATGTGTATCCTGAACACGGTGCGACGCAACACCCTACGCGTCCACAGCCACGCCAGCGAGCCCTCCTGCCTGCCGGCCCTCAACCAAGTTAGCAAAATGAGACTCATCGGTCTGCAGAGACCCCCGCAGATTAAGGTGGACATGAGCTTCAAGACCCGCGCCTTCACTACCATCCTCATCCTTTTTGTGGGCTTCTCCGTGTGCTGGCTGCCCTACACCGTGGTCAGCCTGCTGGCTGTCTTCAGCCGTCAGTTCTACTTCAGCCCCAATTTCTACCCAATCAGCATCGGTGCTCTGTGGCTCAGCTACCTGAAGACAGTTTTCAACCCCATCATTTACTGTTGGAGGATCCGAAAGTTCCGGGAAGCCTGCCAGGAGTTCTTTCCCAAAAGCTGCCGCCTGTGTCCCAGGGTCGGTGGGCGCAGCCGAAGGAGAGTGCGACCCAGCAACATCTATGTCTGCAGCGAGACTCAGTCGGCTGTATGA
- the pou3f3a gene encoding POU domain, class 3, transcription factor 3-A, producing the protein MIWGMATATSSPYLASSRVLTGPVAHSDRRGGSMQPANGVVTSVSSSAFRGGPSVKMVQNDFMQGATMVSSNGGHMLSHAHQWVTSLPHAAAAAAAAAAAAAAEVGAAWPASSQPPETKRGGGGGGGGREDIHSGAALHHRGSHLGGHQAHPGGWGGSINITEGQTQQHQQQQSLVYSQPAAFTVNGMLSTQSLMHAGALVRGNSPELDHPHHHHHHHHHPHHHHHPHHQHAHHQHQHHHQHHHQEAHSDEDTPTSDDLEHFAKQFKQRRIKLGFTQADVGLALGTLYGNVFSQTTICRFEALQLSFKNMCKLKPLLNKWLEEADSSTGSPASIDKIATQGRKRKKRTSIEVSVKGALESHFLKCPKPSAQEINGLADTLQLEKEVVRVWFCNRRQKEKRMTPPGLPRSPDNAYSQVGSMGADTPPPSIDCKRMYSET; encoded by the coding sequence ATGATTTGGGGGATGGCTACAGCCACCTCCAGCCCGTACCTAGCCAGCAGCAGGGTTTTAACCGGCCCGGTCGCTCACTCTGACCGGAGAGGCGGGAGCATGCAGCCGGCAAACGGTGTGGTCACCTCGGTGTCTTCCAGCGCTTTCAGAGGGGGCCCGTCGGTCAAGATGGTGCAAAATGACTTCATGCAAGGGGCCACCATGGTGTCCAGCAACGGGGGGCACATGCTCAGCCATGCCCACCAGTGGGTCACGTCGTTGCCCCACGCCGCAGCCGCGGCGGCCGCTGCGGCTGCGGCAGCTGCCGCAGAAGTTGGTGCCGCGTGGCCGGCCAGCTCCCAGCCCCCGGAGACGAAgagaggtggcggcggcggcggcggcgggagggAGGACATCCATTCGGGCGCCGCTCTGCACCACCGCGGCTCCCATTTAGGGGGTCATCAAGCACACCCTGGTGGCTGGGGTGGCTCCATAAACATTACTGAGGGTCAGACCCAGCAGCACCAGCAACAACAGAGCCTCGTTTACTCCCAACCCGCCGCCTTCACTGTGAACGGGATGCTCAGCACCCAGAGCCTCATGCACGCCGGTGCGCTTGTCCGCGGGAACTCCCCAGAGCTGGACCACCCtcatcaccaccatcaccaccaccaccatcctcaccatcatcatcatcctcatcaccaGCACGCACACCATCAGCACCAGCATCACCACCAGCATCATCACCAAGAGGCGCACTCGGATGAGGACACGCCGACCTCAGACGACCTGGAGCACTTCGCCAAGCAGTTCAAGCAGCGTCGCATCAAGCtgggttttacgcaagccgacGTGGGTCTGGCCCTGGGAACACTGTACGGCAACGTCTTCTCGCAGACCACCATCTGTCGGTTCGAGGCGCTGCAGTTGAGCTTCAAGAACATGTGCAAGCTGAAGCCGCTGCTGAATAAGTGGTTGGAGGAAGCCGACTCGAGCACCGGCAGCCCGGCCAGCATCGACAAGATCGCCACGCAGGGACGCAAGCGGAAGAAACGCACGTCCATCGAGGTGAGCGTCAAAGGCGCGTTGGAGAGCCACTTTCTCAAGTGCCCCAAGCCGTCGGCGCAAGAGATCAACGGGTTGGCGGACACGCTGCAGCTGGAGAAGGAGGTGGTACGCGTCTGGTTCTGCAACCGCAGGCAGAAGGAAAAGCGCATGACTCCGCCCGGGCTCCCGCGAAGCCCGGATAACGCGTACTCGCAGGTGGGCAGCATGGGCGCGGACACGCCGCCACCCTCCATAGACTGCAAGAGGATGTACAGCGAGACGTGA